The genomic interval ATACAGATCAGGAATGGCTATCGATGACAGCTGTAAAAGAAGCCGCTAAAAAGGCAGGCATTAAAGATTTAGATAAACTTGAAAAAGCAATTGACAATAAAACAGAAGAAGCAGGATTAAAGAAGGATATTGAACTTGTGACAAAACATAATATAACGATGACACCTACGATTATTGTTAACGGGAAAGAAGTCGCAAACCCTATGGACATTAAAGAAGTAGAAGCAGCGATTGAAAAGGCACTGAAATAATGAGAAATACAAAGCTATTTTATATTTCCTGGGTAATAGCACTTGTCGCAACTTTAGGGAGTTTATATTTCTCGCAGATTAGACATTTTATTCCTTGTGAAATGTGCTGGTATCAAAGAATTTTAATGTATCCATTAGTCATAGTTTCAGGATTTGCTGCATTTGTGAATGCATATTACATGAAATATATGATTATGACTTTTTCGATTATCGGTTTTTGTTTTTCTGTGTATCATTACATGGAACAAAAGGTTCCGGGATTTTCGACTATTAAGCCATGTGTAGGTGGGGTACCTTGTAATACTCAATATATAAATTACTTCGGTTTTATTACGATTCCGTTTTTAGCGGGAACGGCATTTTTATTAATTACAATTGCAATGTTGCTTGTGAAAAAAGAAAATGCAGCTGAATAATACAACTAAATTTTGAGAGGTTTAGACATAACAGTCTAAACCTCTTTATTATTCTTTAAAAAACATGCAATTTTTGTGAAATAACGGTATAATTATATAATGACTGAATGATAGGAGTGAGCCGTGAAATGATAAATATTATCGAACTTGATAAAGAGATTACATTAGGACAATTTCTAAAATCAGAAGGCATTATTTCTACAGGTGGGCAAGCGAAATGGTATTTGCAGGATCATCCTGTAGTTTTAAACGGGGAACCGGAAAATCGACGTGGTAAGAAGTTGCTTCAGGATGATTTACTGGAAGTTGAAGGTGAAACATATCAGATCACGTATAAAACGACAGAATGAAATTAAAGACGTTAACGCTAACTCATTATCGAAATTATGAAACTGCTGAATTAAATTTTAATGATGAAGTAAATATTTTCATAGGCATCAATGCACAAGGAAAAACAAACTTACTTGAAGCTATTTATTGTCTTGCAATGGCTAAAAGTCACCGCACTTCAAATGACAAAGAACTGATAGGATGGGGACATGAATTTAGTCATATCGAAGGCATGCTGTCATACAAACATGGCACGATGCCGCTATCTTTATCCATCTCTAAAAAAGGCAAAAAAGCTAAAGTAAACTATTTAGAACAGAAACGATTAACAGAATATATAGGCCATATGAATGTTGTGCTCTTTGCACCTGAAGATTTAAATTTAGTTAAAGGGAGCCCACAAATAAGAAGAAGATTTATCGATATGGAAATCGGTCAGATATCTGCAGTTTATTTGAATGATTTGTCAAACTATCAGCGATTATTAAAACAGAAAAATCATTTATTAAAGCAAATGAAAGTATCGCGTAGCAATGATAAAACAATGCTTGAAGTCATCAATGAACAGTTTGCGCAATACGCAGTGAAACTAACATTGAGACGAAAGGTCTTTATCGAACAACTGGAAGCATTAGCAATACCGATTCATAAAGGTATTACTAAAGATAAAGAACGACTCTCATTACGCTATAATGCAAGCTTGAACTATGAATTAACTGAGCAGGAGATGCTTGAGGAGACGATTCGCATATTAAATGCACATATGGATAAGGAAATTGAAAGAACACAAAGTTTATATGGTCCTCACCGAGATGACTTAAGCTTTAAAATAAATGATATTGATGTACAGACCTATGGTTCGCAAGGTCAGCAGCGTACAACAGCATTATCTGTTAAATTAGCAGAAATTGAACTTATTAACCAGGAAATTGGAGAGTATCCGATTTTATTGCTGGATGATGTATTAAGTGAACTGGACGACTATAGACAGACGCATCTGTTAACAACAATACAGCATAAAGTTCAAACATTTGTGACGACAACGTCAGTAGAAGGTATTGAACATGAAACAATCAATAGAGCGAAATTATTCAACGTATCAGAAGGACAGATTTCGACTAACTAAAGGATAGGTGAACATAGTGGAACAACAAAATTTAGATCAGTATGGTGCCGACCAGATACAAGTACTGGAAGGATTAGAAGCGGTAAGAAAACGTCCTGGTATGTATATCGGTTCAACTGCTTCAAAGGGATTACACCATCTTGTATGGGAAATTGTTGATAATAGTATTGACGAAGCCCTTGCTGGATATGCCGACCATGTTGAAGTGACGATAGAAGAAGATAACTGGATAAAAGTTACGGATAATGGTCGTGGTATCCCGGTAGATATCCAGAAAAAAATGGGTCGTCCTGCGGTTGAAGTAATTTTAACTGTACTACATGCTGGTGGTAAATTTGGTGGCGGCGGATATAAAGTTTCAGGAGGACTGCATGGTGTTGGTTCTTCAGTCGTTAACGCCTTATCATCTACATTAGAAGTATATGTTCATAAAGATGGCAAAATTCATCATCAGGCTTATCACCGTGGTGTACCGGCATTCGATTTAAAGGTAATTGGAGAAACAGATAAGTCTGGAACGGTCATTCGTTTTAAAGCAGATCCTGAAATATTTACTGAAACAACAGTTTATGAATATGAAATTCTGCAAAAACGTATTAGAGAACTCGCTTTCTTAAATAAAGGTATTAAACTTGAAATTAAAGATGAGCGTAATCAGGATGAAATACGTCATGATGTATACCATTATGAAGGTGGTATTAAATCGTACGTAGAATTGTTAAATAAATCTAAAGAAGTGTTATTCCCTGAGCCTATTTATATTCATGATAACCGAGATGATGTTGAAGTAGAAATTTCGATTCAATACAATAATGGCTATTCAACGAATCTGCTGAGTTATGCAAATAACATTCATACATACGAAGGCGGTACGCATGAAGATGGATTTAAACGTGCCTTAACACGTGTTATTAATAGTTACGGTGTTAAAAACAAACTTATTAAAGAAGCGGATGAGAAATTATCTGGTGATGATGTTCGTGAAGGGATTACCGCAATTGTCTCAATTAAACACGGGGACCCTCAATTTGAAGGTCAGACGAAAACAAAGCTCGGAAATACAGAAGTACGTCAGATTACAGATAACTTGTTTGCAGAGAATTTTGAACGTTTCTTATTAGAAAATCCGCCAATCGCACGTATTATCGTTGAGAAAGGAATTATGGCATCGCGTGCACGTCTTGCAGCGAAAAAAGCACGTGAAGTGACGCGTCGTAAGTCAGGACTTGAAATTTCAAGTCTTCCGGGAAAACTTGCAGACTGTTCAAGTAAAGACCCTTCTATCAGTGAGTTATACATCGTTGAGGGAGATTCTGCCGGTGGTTCAGCAAAGTCAGGTCGTGATTCGAAGACACAGGCGATTTTACCATTACGCGGTAAAATACTAAACGTTGAGAAAGCAAGATTAGATCGCATACTTGGTAATAACGAGATTCGCTCTATGATTACTGCGATGGGAACAGGTATCGGTGGCGAGTTTGATATTTCAAAAGCACGCTACCATAAGATTGTTATCATGACCGATGCCGATGTAGATGGTGCGCATATTAGAACGTTGTTACTTACATTCTTCTATCGTTTTATGCGTCCATTGCTCGAGGCAGGTTATGTTTACATCGCACAACCCCCTTTATACAAAGTTGAGCAAGGTAAGAAGAAATACTATGTATATAATGATCGTGAATTAGAAAAATTAAGAAATGAATTGCCAGCGACACCGAAATGGCAACTTGCACGTTATAAAGGTTTAGGAGAAATGAATGCAGATCAGTTATGGGAGACAACAATGAATCCGGAAAATCGTTCGATGTTACAAGTGACATTAAGCGATGCAATCGAAGCGGATGAAGTGTTTGAAATGCTGATGGGTGACGTTGTTGAGCATCGTCGTACATTCATTGAAGAGAATGCAGAATACGCAAATGTTGATGCATAAAGATTGTACTTTAAGGAGGCGCCATCTATGGCTTTAGACCATGATTCAAAATTGAAGGAGCAAAATATAGTTAAAGAAATGAAAGATTCATTTCTTGATTATGCAATGAGTGTCATTGTATCGCGTGCATTACCAGATGTTCGTGACGGAATGAAACCCGTACATAGACGTATATTGTATGGTATGAACAATCAAGGGATGACACCTGATAAACCATATAAAAAGTCAGCACGTATCGTTGGGGATGTAATGGGTAAATATCACCCACATGGTGACTCATCAATATATGAAGCAATGGTACGTATGGCTCAGGACTTCAGTTATCGCTATATGTTAGTCGATGGTCAAGGAAACTTCGGCTCTATGGATGGTGACGGAGCTGCAGCGATGCGTTATACAGAAGCGCGTATGTCTAAAATTGCAATGGAATTAATGCGTGATATTAATAAAGACACGATTGATTTTACAGATAACTATGACGGTAATGAAAGAGAACCTGTAGTATTACCGTCAAGGTTCCCGAATTTACTCGTAAATGGTGCATCAGGTATCGCGGTTGGTATGGCGACAAATATTCCGCCACATAACTTAACCGAAGTCATTAATGGTGTATTAGAGCTCAGTAAAAATCCGGACATATCAATTCCGGAATTAATGGAATTTATTCAAGGACCGGACTTCCCGACTGCAGGTCTCATATTAGGACGCAGCGGTATTCGACGAGCATATGAGACAGGTCGTGGATCTGTTATCATGCGTGCAAAAACATTAATTGAAACACGTCCGAACGGTAAGGAAACAATTATTATTACTGAAATTCCTTATCAGGTGAATAAAGCGAGACTCGTTGAGAAAATTGCCGAACTTGCCCGTGATAAAAAAGTAGACGGCATTACGGATTTACGAGATGAAACGAGCTTGAAAGAAGGCGTTAGAATTGTTATTGATGTACGTCGCGATGCAAATGCGAGTGTCATCTTAAATAATTTATACAAGCAGACGCCGCTACAAACATCATTTGGAGTTAACATGCTCGCTTTAGTGAATGGTAAACCACAAGTTTTAAATATTAAACAAGCAATTTATCACTATTTAGAGCATCAGAAGACAGTTGTACGCAGAAGAACGGCTTACAACTTAAAGAAAGCGGAAGATCGTGCACATATTCTTGAAGGGTTAAGAATTGCGCTTGATCATATCGATGAGATTATTGCTTTAATCAGAGCTTCAAAGAACGATGCTGAAGCGTTACAAGGTTTACAGGAACAATTTAAACTATCTGAACGTCAGGCACAGGCAATTCTTGATATGCGTCTACGTCGATTAACTGGTTTAGAACGCGACAAGATTGAAGAAGAATACCAGGACTTATTAAAGTATATCGATGAATTACGTGCAATTTTGGCAGATGAAGAGAGACTTCTTCAAATTATTCGCGATGAACTTATTGAGATTCGTGATAAATATGGCGATGCGCGTCGTACTGAAATTGTAGCAGGTGGCTTAGAAGATCTTGAAGATGAAGATTTGATAGACGAAGAAAATATAGTTATTACATTAAGTAGCAATAACTATATTAAACGTTTACCTGCTTCAACTTATCGTGCACAGCATCGTGGAGGACGTGGTGTTCAGGGTATGAATACTCTGGACGAAGATTTCGTAAGCCAGATGGTTACGACATCAACACATGATAATGTGCTGTTCTTTACGAATAAAGGCCGTGTCTATAAAGTGAAAGGTTATGAAATTCCTGAACTTTCAAGACAATCTAAAGGAATTCCAATTGTAAATGTAATTGAGTTAGAAAAAGGCGAATCTATTAGTACGATGATAGCTGTAAAAGATTTAAATCGTGAAGATGCATTTATCGTCTTTGCTACGAAAGAAGGATTAGTTAAACGTTCTAATTTAACACACTTCTCTCGCATTAATAAAAATGGTAAGATTGCCATTAACTTCAGAGAAGATGATGAATTAATCGCTGTTCGTTTAACGGATGGTAACAAACAGCTGATTATCGGTACGAAACATGCTTCGCTTATCCGTTTCGATGAAAACACTTTACGCCCATTAGGCCGCACTGCAACTGGTGTTAAAGGAATTACACTTCGCGAAGGCGATGAAGTAATCGGTTTAGATGTTATTGAATCTAACGATGAACACGAAGTGCTGATAGTTACGGAGAATGGTTACGGTAAACGTACAAAAGAAAGTGAATACAGAATTTCTAACCGTGGTGGTAAAGGAATTAAGACGGCAACAATTACTGAGAAGAACGGTAACCTTGTATGTATTACGACCGTAAAAGGTGACGAAGACATTATGATCGTAACAGATCATGGCGTTATTATTCGACTGGATGTCACTGAGTTCTCTCAAAATGGTCGTTCAGCTCAAGGTGTAAGATTAATTCGACTGGATGAAGGACAATTTGTTGCTACTGTCGCTAAAGTGGAAAAAGAAGAAGTGATGGATGCGGATAAAGAACCAGGAGAAGTTATTGCAGAACAAGGTGCAGATTTGACTGAAGTAGCCAAAGAATCGATTGATGAAACTATAGAGGTTGAAGATGGTCATATGATGGGAACCGTTGATGTGTCAGAGCAAAATCCATTGGAACGTTCTGGATTTGAATCAATATATAATGACAGTGAAGAATAAAAATATGAAATAAAATTTCTTAACTATTAAAAGTTTCAAAACTTTTAATAGTTATTTTTTTATTAAAAACCCTTTATAAATAGTATTTTATTTAAAAATATATTTCTCATTTTAATTATTTGCTATTGAAAATATTTAGTAATATTATAAAAATATAATACAAAGCATAAAATTATATTTAGGAGAGATAATGATGAAAAAATCTGGTGGAGATTTATTTGTTGATACTCTAATTAATCATGGAGTAACTCATGTTTTTGGTATTCCAGGAGCTAAAATTGATAAAGCATTTGATGTACTCGAAGATAGAGGACCGAAAATTATTGTGACACGCCATGAACAAAATGCGGCTATGATTGCACAAGGTATAGGGCGTATTACTGGTAAACCTGGTGTTGTTCTTGTGACAAGCGGGCCAGGAGTAACGAACTTAACTACTGGACTGATTACTGCAAATTCAGAAAGTGATCCGATTGTAGCCATTGGTGGTAACGTAAGACGAGAAGATAGTTTAAAACGTACACATCAATCACTTGATAATGCTGGATTAATGAAGCACGTTACGAAATATTCTGTAGAAGCTCAAGATGCAAAAAGTATTTCTGAGGCAGTGACGAATGCATTTCGTGAGAGTGTCGAAGGCCGCAAAGGTGCAGCATTTGTAAGCATTCCTCAAGATGTTATTTCTGATGATAATATAGAGGGTGAAGCTATTAAAGTAAAAGAAGCTCCAGTCCATGGACCTGCACCAGTTCACGAAATTGATGCGTTGGTTGAACGTATTAAATCAGCAAAATTGCCTGTACTTCTTTTAGGAATGAGAGCTTCTTCTGAAGCATGTACAGCATCCATTCGCGAATTACTCTCAAAAACGCCGATGCCAGTTGTAGAAACGTTCCAGGGTTCTGGTATTCTATCTCGTGAATTAGAACATAATTTCTATGGGAGAATAGGTTTATTCCGCAATCAACCTGGAGATGAATTATTAAAACAAGCTGACTTAGTGATCACCGTTGGATATGACCCTATTGAATATGATCCATTCATCTGGAATGCAGAAAATGAAAAAACAATCATTCACATTGATGAAGTACAAAGTGATATTGATAACAACTATGCACCAGTCACTGAATTGATTGGTAATACACCTTTAACAATTCAACGTTTGAATGAAAAACTTCAAAAAGATGATGTCGAATTAGATGACACAACTAAAGAAATATTAGAAAAAATTCAAACGTTAATTGAAAAAAAATATGAGCTTCCTGAAAACTATAAAGACAGTGAAAAAGTTAATCCTAGACATATTGTTAAAGCAGTACGCGATATAATTGATGATGAAACAACTGTTACTGTAGATGTAGGTTCACTCTATATCTATATGGCACGTTATTTCAGAAGTTATGCGCCAAGACATCTGCTCTTTTCAAATGGAATGCAGACGTTAGGTGTTGCTCTACCTTGGGCTATTGCCGCGTCTATTGCACGTCCTGGTAAAAAAGTAGTTTCGATGGCAGGAGATGGTGGTTTTTTATTCTCAGGACAAGAATTAATAACAGCAGTTGAAATGAAAGCCCCGATCGTACAATTAATCTGGAACGATGGCTACTATGATATGGTTAAATTCCAGCAAGAAGGTAAATACGGCAAAGGTGCAGCCGTTAGATTGCACCCAGTGGATTATGTGAAATATGCTGAATCTATGGGTGCTAAAGGATATCGTGTGAACCATGCTAGTGAATTAGAAGAAATTCTAGAAAAAGCAATGCAAGAAGAAGGACCAGTTGTAGTAGATATTCCTGTAGATTACAGCAATAACTCTAAATTAATGGCAGAGCTTTTGCCTGATAGCACAAACTAAGGAGGAACTTATGAATCATTTATATCAATATTCAACCATGGGTGCATTAGTTGGTGGTTTGTTCGAAGGTACGTTTAAGATGTCAGAAGTACTGAAATCAGGTAACTATGGTATTGGCACGATGGACGGTCTAGACGGAGAATTGGTTATTCTTGAAGGTAAGTCCTATCTCATAGAAAGTACTGGAAATATACGAGAGGTGGATGCTGAAGAGCGCACACCTTTTGCGAGCATGATTGAATTTAAACCTACACATACATTAAATTATAAAGAAGTATTAAATAAAGAACAGATGGATGAAATTATCCTAGAAGAAATACAAGGGATGAACTATTTCCATGCGGTTAAGATTACAGGTAAGTTTAAGCTTATCAAAGCACGTGCGGTAAAAAAGCAGAAGAAACCTTATCCGAAATTAGTAGAGGCAGTAAAAGAACAGGGATACTTTGACTATACAGACACTACTGGAACATTGTTTGGTTTCTATACACCACACTTCATTCAAGGAGTTGGTGTTGGTGGCTATCATGTCCATTATCTGAGTGATGATGGTAAAGAAGGTGGCCATGTATTTGATTATGAAATCGAAGATGTATCTGTAGAGATGGCATTAGCAGAAGATTTAATATTAAGGATGCCAGAAACAGAGACATATCGCAAGAATGACTTGAACAACCCTGACATGCTTAAAGATATAGAGGCAAGTGAATAATAATTATAGAAGAGGATGAGGCATTATGCCTCATCCTCTTCTAATTCTTTCATCATATAAGGTAGCTGATCAATAATAGCAGAAGGTGGTACTACATACATATCACGAGCAAGTTTATCTCCTATAAGGCTATGGATATAAACAGCTTGCTTTATCGCTTCCTCTGTGTCGAATTGTCCGATAAAGCTTGAAATGATGCCTGCCAATGCATCACCCATACCTCCTGAAGCCATAGCGGGATCTCCTACTGTAATCTTATAATCACCGCTTTTAAGGTATAGTTCTGTTTCATGTTGTTTCAATATAACATGTGCTCCAAATTCATTAGCTTTTATTCGATTGAGTTCTGGTGTCTGTTCATCTATACTAATGCCACTGATACGCTCCCACTCCATCTGATG from Macrococcus armenti carries:
- the yaaA gene encoding S4 domain-containing protein YaaA, whose amino-acid sequence is MINIIELDKEITLGQFLKSEGIISTGGQAKWYLQDHPVVLNGEPENRRGKKLLQDDLLEVEGETYQITYKTTE
- the gyrB gene encoding DNA topoisomerase (ATP-hydrolyzing) subunit B; translated protein: MNIVEQQNLDQYGADQIQVLEGLEAVRKRPGMYIGSTASKGLHHLVWEIVDNSIDEALAGYADHVEVTIEEDNWIKVTDNGRGIPVDIQKKMGRPAVEVILTVLHAGGKFGGGGYKVSGGLHGVGSSVVNALSSTLEVYVHKDGKIHHQAYHRGVPAFDLKVIGETDKSGTVIRFKADPEIFTETTVYEYEILQKRIRELAFLNKGIKLEIKDERNQDEIRHDVYHYEGGIKSYVELLNKSKEVLFPEPIYIHDNRDDVEVEISIQYNNGYSTNLLSYANNIHTYEGGTHEDGFKRALTRVINSYGVKNKLIKEADEKLSGDDVREGITAIVSIKHGDPQFEGQTKTKLGNTEVRQITDNLFAENFERFLLENPPIARIIVEKGIMASRARLAAKKAREVTRRKSGLEISSLPGKLADCSSKDPSISELYIVEGDSAGGSAKSGRDSKTQAILPLRGKILNVEKARLDRILGNNEIRSMITAMGTGIGGEFDISKARYHKIVIMTDADVDGAHIRTLLLTFFYRFMRPLLEAGYVYIAQPPLYKVEQGKKKYYVYNDRELEKLRNELPATPKWQLARYKGLGEMNADQLWETTMNPENRSMLQVTLSDAIEADEVFEMLMGDVVEHRRTFIEENAEYANVDA
- the recF gene encoding DNA replication/repair protein RecF (All proteins in this family for which functions are known are DNA-binding proteins that assist the filamentation of RecA onto DNA for the initiation of recombination or recombinational repair.); amino-acid sequence: MKLKTLTLTHYRNYETAELNFNDEVNIFIGINAQGKTNLLEAIYCLAMAKSHRTSNDKELIGWGHEFSHIEGMLSYKHGTMPLSLSISKKGKKAKVNYLEQKRLTEYIGHMNVVLFAPEDLNLVKGSPQIRRRFIDMEIGQISAVYLNDLSNYQRLLKQKNHLLKQMKVSRSNDKTMLEVINEQFAQYAVKLTLRRKVFIEQLEALAIPIHKGITKDKERLSLRYNASLNYELTEQEMLEETIRILNAHMDKEIERTQSLYGPHRDDLSFKINDIDVQTYGSQGQQRTTALSVKLAEIELINQEIGEYPILLLDDVLSELDDYRQTHLLTTIQHKVQTFVTTTSVEGIEHETINRAKLFNVSEGQISTN
- the gyrA gene encoding DNA gyrase subunit A codes for the protein MALDHDSKLKEQNIVKEMKDSFLDYAMSVIVSRALPDVRDGMKPVHRRILYGMNNQGMTPDKPYKKSARIVGDVMGKYHPHGDSSIYEAMVRMAQDFSYRYMLVDGQGNFGSMDGDGAAAMRYTEARMSKIAMELMRDINKDTIDFTDNYDGNEREPVVLPSRFPNLLVNGASGIAVGMATNIPPHNLTEVINGVLELSKNPDISIPELMEFIQGPDFPTAGLILGRSGIRRAYETGRGSVIMRAKTLIETRPNGKETIIITEIPYQVNKARLVEKIAELARDKKVDGITDLRDETSLKEGVRIVIDVRRDANASVILNNLYKQTPLQTSFGVNMLALVNGKPQVLNIKQAIYHYLEHQKTVVRRRTAYNLKKAEDRAHILEGLRIALDHIDEIIALIRASKNDAEALQGLQEQFKLSERQAQAILDMRLRRLTGLERDKIEEEYQDLLKYIDELRAILADEERLLQIIRDELIEIRDKYGDARRTEIVAGGLEDLEDEDLIDEENIVITLSSNNYIKRLPASTYRAQHRGGRGVQGMNTLDEDFVSQMVTTSTHDNVLFFTNKGRVYKVKGYEIPELSRQSKGIPIVNVIELEKGESISTMIAVKDLNREDAFIVFATKEGLVKRSNLTHFSRINKNGKIAINFREDDELIAVRLTDGNKQLIIGTKHASLIRFDENTLRPLGRTATGVKGITLREGDEVIGLDVIESNDEHEVLIVTENGYGKRTKESEYRISNRGGKGIKTATITEKNGNLVCITTVKGDEDIMIVTDHGVIIRLDVTEFSQNGRSAQGVRLIRLDEGQFVATVAKVEKEEVMDADKEPGEVIAEQGADLTEVAKESIDETIEVEDGHMMGTVDVSEQNPLERSGFESIYNDSEE
- the alsS gene encoding acetolactate synthase AlsS produces the protein MKKSGGDLFVDTLINHGVTHVFGIPGAKIDKAFDVLEDRGPKIIVTRHEQNAAMIAQGIGRITGKPGVVLVTSGPGVTNLTTGLITANSESDPIVAIGGNVRREDSLKRTHQSLDNAGLMKHVTKYSVEAQDAKSISEAVTNAFRESVEGRKGAAFVSIPQDVISDDNIEGEAIKVKEAPVHGPAPVHEIDALVERIKSAKLPVLLLGMRASSEACTASIRELLSKTPMPVVETFQGSGILSRELEHNFYGRIGLFRNQPGDELLKQADLVITVGYDPIEYDPFIWNAENEKTIIHIDEVQSDIDNNYAPVTELIGNTPLTIQRLNEKLQKDDVELDDTTKEILEKIQTLIEKKYELPENYKDSEKVNPRHIVKAVRDIIDDETTVTVDVGSLYIYMARYFRSYAPRHLLFSNGMQTLGVALPWAIAASIARPGKKVVSMAGDGGFLFSGQELITAVEMKAPIVQLIWNDGYYDMVKFQQEGKYGKGAAVRLHPVDYVKYAESMGAKGYRVNHASELEEILEKAMQEEGPVVVDIPVDYSNNSKLMAELLPDSTN
- the budA gene encoding acetolactate decarboxylase, translating into MNHLYQYSTMGALVGGLFEGTFKMSEVLKSGNYGIGTMDGLDGELVILEGKSYLIESTGNIREVDAEERTPFASMIEFKPTHTLNYKEVLNKEQMDEIILEEIQGMNYFHAVKITGKFKLIKARAVKKQKKPYPKLVEAVKEQGYFDYTDTTGTLFGFYTPHFIQGVGVGGYHVHYLSDDGKEGGHVFDYEIEDVSVEMALAEDLILRMPETETYRKNDLNNPDMLKDIEASE
- a CDS encoding disulfide oxidoreductase, with amino-acid sequence MRNTKLFYISWVIALVATLGSLYFSQIRHFIPCEMCWYQRILMYPLVIVSGFAAFVNAYYMKYMIMTFSIIGFCFSVYHYMEQKVPGFSTIKPCVGGVPCNTQYINYFGFITIPFLAGTAFLLITIAMLLVKKENAAE